The Edwardsiella tarda ATCC 15947 = NBRC 105688 region CTCCCGCTCGGGTTACTGCCGCTGGTGGTGCCGTTAAGATTGACATAGGCAAACCACGGGTGCTGTGAGGTCTGGGTGTCTAACCAACTCTCCCATTGGCGCACGGTCGCGGCGTCACTCTGCTTCTGCGGAGTGGGGAGGGTAAAGTCACTAAACAGCGCCTGGCGGTACAGGGGCGCGTTGAAGCCATCGGAGGAGAAGAGGCCGAACTGATAATGCTGGTGTGCCAGTGCACTGATCAGCGCCGAAGACTTACGCCCAGCGAGGATGCTGTCCAAATAGTTGGGCGAGATACCATAAAACAAGCCGAATAACCCGCTATCGACGGCGCTACCGGTGCTGTAGTGTTGGCTAAAGTTCAGGCTGGTCGTGGCGAAGGCGGCCAAGTCCGGCATGTTCTGCGCCAGATCGTCGCTTTGCAGACCGTCGGCGACGATCATCAGGAGATTCAGCCCGGCGCCCTGGTCACTGTAGCTGAGCTCCCCCAAGGGGTATTCGATGGCGACCGCCTCTGGGTTACCGGTCCGAATCAGCCGCTCCTGATAGGCTTGGGCGTTCAACAGGCCGTGCTTCTCCAGGAAGCGTCGTGCCGTCATCGGATAGGAGAGTGGCAGATTCGCGCGCTGCATGGTGATCGGCCGGTAGAAGTTGGCATCCGCCCAAATATAGATCAGGTGTGAGGCGAGAAACGAGACAATAAACAATGCCGCCAACGGTTTACCGAAGGTCTGCCGGTTCAAGCTACGCAGCTTCTGCCAGCTCCAGGTACCGAAGAGCATCTCGATCAGGAACAGCACCGGGACGCAGATGAACATCAACTGCCAGTCGCGGGATAACTCGCCCTGGGACGGATTGACCACCAGCTCCCACACCAGGGGATTCAGGTGGAGATGGAAGCGTGTGAATACCTCGCTGTCGATCAGTAACAGCGTGAGCCCGGCGGTGGCGACCGCCGCCGAGAGAAAGCGCAGCAGACGCTGCGACATGACGACAAAGGTTAACGGAAACAGCGTCAGTAGGTAGACGGCAAAGCCGAGAAAGCTGAAGTGTCCTAGCCAACTCACAATGGCATAGACGCGTCCCGCGAGGGTAGCGGGCCAGTCGGCGATAAACAGGTAACGGCTGCCCAGCAGCAGCGCCAGCAGAATGTTGAACAGGGCGAACCAGTGCCCCCAGCTGATCATCTGGGAGACTTTTTCACGATAGCGCTGACGGTTGGTTACCATAAACTCTGTCTGTTTCCGTCGAATCCATACTCGGAGGATTTAGTGGGCGTTGTCTTCCCGAATGGAAGCCTGTAATGCCTCGGCAAAAGAGCGAGCGATCATGCGGCGTTGTGCGGGCGCAACGCTGCTGTTAATCAGGTTGGTTACCATGTTGCCCAGCACCATCAGTGACAGATCGGTGGGGGCATGTTGCGATTCTAGTACGTTGACCAGATCAGTGAGCAGTTGTTCAACGCGTTGATCGCTGTAACGGGATGATTGTGGCATATAAAGAGACCATCGATGACTGACAAAGTCACACATATTACCCGATGGGCGGCGGATTTTCTGCAGTTTTCTGCATACGCCGCATCGATGAGCGGAGCGCCCCTTGCGAGGGCCGGGCAACGGTGTTTGAATACGCGCCTATATCAGGCTGAGGATAACAGGAGTAAACAATGAGTCTGGATCTGGAGAACATCGCGCTGCATCAACTGGTGAAACGCGATGAACAGCAGTTGGAGGTCGTGTTGCGCGACTCGTTGTTGGCGCCGAGTGCCGTCGTCGACGAGACCATGGCGGAGCTGCACCGGGTCTACAACGCCAAGAGCAAGGCCTATGGCACTTTTACTCCCGACAGCGAGTTGGCGCAGGCGCTGACCCACTATCGTAAAGGGGAGGACACCTTTCTGCAATTCAGCCGGGCGGCGACCGGGCGCTTGCGCGATGAGCTGGCCAAGTATCCGTTTGCCGATGGGGGGATCGTGCTGTTTTGCCAGTATCGTTATCTGGCGGTGGACTACCTGTTGGTCGCGGTGCTCAACAATTGCAACAGCATGCGTGTCAATGAGCAGCTGGATCTCAGCGCCACGCACTACCTGGATATCATGCACGCCGACATCGTCGCGCGTATCGATCTGACCGAGTGGGAGACCAATCCGGCCTCCCAGCGCTATCTCTCCTACCTAAAGGGACGGGTTGGTCGCAAGGTGGCCGACTTCTTTATGGATTTCCTCGGCGCGCAGGCGGGGTTAGACGCCAAGGTGCAGAATCGTGGCCTGCTTCAGGCGGTGAGCGATTATTGCAACGAAGGGCAACTGGACAAGAACGAGCGTCAGGCGTGCCGTCAGCAGGTGTATGACTATTGCAACGAACAGTTGCAGGCGGGTGAGGAGATTGCCCTGGAGGCGCTATCACGCGAGATCCCGACGGTTGGCGAGCAGAGTTTTCAGCAATTTACCGCCGAGCGGGGCTATGAGCTGGAGGAGCATTTCCCGGCGGATCGCAGCACCCTGCGTCAGTTGACCAAGTATGCCGGTAGCGGTGGCGGCCTGACCATCAACTTCGACGCCATGCTGTTGGGTGAGCGCATCTTCTGGGATGCCCAGACCGATACCCTAACGATTAAGGGAACACCGCCGAACCTGCGCGATCAGCTGCAACGTAACGGTAGCGGGCGCTGAGTCCGCAATGGGAGGCGGGTGGCCGCCTCCTGTGCACGACAGGCGAAAAAAAACGCCGCTAAAGCGGCGTCTTTTTTACTGATCTGAATCCGAACGGCGATTAGGCGCGAACGAAGTCGATGTGGCTCAGTTTCGGCTTGTACGGATGACGCTGTACCGCCTGAACTTTTACTTTGATTTCTTTGCCGTCGACAACCAGGGTCAGCACTTCGCCGTAGAAACCGTCTTTTTCAGACATGTTCATGGTAGAGTCGTGGTCCAGGGTGATGGTCAGCGCGTCTTCTTTACCACCATAAACGATTGCCGGGAATTTGCCGGCGCTGCGCAGGCGGCGGCTCGCACCCTTACCCTGCTCGTTACGTACTTCTGCATTGATAGTTAACATAGATCTATCTCGATAAAAAAATGAAGTCCGCCACAGGCGACCCAGCAGCAGACGGGATAGTGTGCCTTGCCTCGGCAAAGCGGGCGGCATTCTAGCCGATCTGCGTCGGGACGGCAAATAAATTAGCCGCGCAGTTGATACGCCTTGCGATAACGTCCTTGGTAATCAAACACCTTTTGCCGTATTTGCCAGAATTGCCCCTTGCGGCGCGCTACCACGAAGTCGGGGGCGCGTAGCGCGTCTTGCTGGGCGACGATGTCCGCCGCCTGGTGCCAAGCCAGCTCGCATCCCGGCGCCCGTTGGTGCGGGCGTAAGAACAGCTGGGCGAAGGCGGTACGCTGGGCCGGCGTCGTCAGACGGAAGCGCTCACTGACATCGGCACCGTCCTCGTCGTAATAGGTGATCTGGAGCCACTCACCTTTGGCGTCCTCGCCATGGCGTAGCTGCATGCCGGCGCAACGTAACACCAAGGCATCCTTCAGTTTCAGCGCCGCCTTGAGCATATCGTCGGCATCGACGAGGAGCGCCGCGCACTGATGGCAACGTCGGGCGGCGATATCGTTTTCTGCGTTGCACTGCGGGCAATGTTTAAAGCGGAAGCGGTAATCGCACTGCTCGCGCGCCCCCTCGTCATCCTCGAAGTAACCCTGACAGCGGCGTCCATAGTGCTCGATGATGCGCCCCTGGGCGTCGCATTTACCCCAGAAGGTGTTGGCGAAGCCACAGGCCGGGCAGAACACCTGTACCGGTTGGCTGTCGGCGTGCGGTTTGTGGCTGCCCACTTCGGGGCTATATAGGTCGTGTGGGTTCCCGGCGTAATCGAGGATCAGGCAATCCTGTTTCCCTTCGCACAGGCGCAGCCCACGGCCGACGATCTGCTGATACAGGCTGACGGACTCCGTCGGGCGCAGGATGGCGATCAGATCGACATGCGGGGCGTCGAAGCCGGTGGTCAGCACCGCCACGTTAACCAGGTAGTGTAAGCGCTGCGCCTTGAAGGCGTCGATGATCTCATCCCGCTCCTGATACGGCGTGGTGGCGCTGATCAGCGCCGCACTGCCGGTGGGTAACAGCCCCAGCACCTCTTGCGCATGCTCGATGGTGGCGGCGAAGATCATCACGCCCCGGCGGTTGGCGGCATACTCCTCGATCTGGCTGACGATGTGCGGGGTGATGCGTTGCTGGGCGCGTAACTCGCGATTGAGATCATCCTGGCTGAACAGCCCGCTCTCCGAGGGTTGCAGACGGCTAAAGTCATACTGTACCACCGGCATGTCCAAGCGCTCTGGCGGTACCAGGAAGCCGTGGCGGATCATGTAGCGCAACGGCAGCTCATAGATACAGGTCTGAAACAGACAGTCGGCGTCGCCCCGCACCATGCCATGGTAGTGATAACGGTAGATCCAGCCTTTACCGAGGCGGTAGGGGGTCGCGGTCAGGCCGAGCAGGCGTAAGCGAGGATTATGGCCGCGCAGGTGTTGCAGGATCTGCTGGTACTGACCCTCTTCGCCGTCACCGATACGGTGACACTCGTCGACGATCAGCAGCGAGAAGGCGTCGTCGAAGTCGGCCAGGTTACGGGCAACCGACTGCACGCTGCCGAACACCACCTTGGCCTGGCTGCCCTTCTGGTTTAGACCGGCGGCATAGATGTCGGCCTCCAGCCCCCAGGCCAGATATTTGGCGTGATTCTGCGCCACCAGCTCCTTGACGTGGGCCAGGACTAATACCCGCCCACGCGCCAGGCGGGCCAGTTCGGCGATCACCAGACTCTTGCCGGCACCGGTTGGCAAGACGATCAGGGCCGGTTCGTCATGTCGCCGGAAATAGGCCAGCGTGGCCTCGACGGCCTCACGCTGGTAGGGGCGAAGGGTAAAGGCCATCAGTGACGGCAGATCTTATTCGCCTGGGTGGTGAAGCCACCGTCGGCGGGGACGAACTTGCCGCGCGCCGCCAGCAGATCCACCAGCTCAGCGGCGCTGAGATCGGTCGCGGAGCAGGTGTGAAAACGGGCATCGGCGCCGAAACGCTGTGCGATGGCGGCGATCAGCGTTTCGCGAGTATAGGGCGTCGCGCTGGCAAGCATCATGTGCATGACTTCGTGGCCGTGGATAGATGTGCTCATAGGAGAACCTCGATAGTGACGAGAATAGGGGCCCGTTCGGGGCAGGGGATTCAGTTTACTCATGGCACGCGCGAGATCCAGTGGCATGACGGCGTGGGGGCGATGGCTGCCGGGGGGCGCTCTATGCTAGACTGGACGATCTGCGTTCGTCGCGATCTCCGCGGCCCCGCTTGATCTTCGCCGTCGGCTTATGCTTACGCCGGAATCGGTTTTTATTCGCCTAGTAATAACAGAGCAGATTTAATGAGACTGGATAAATTTATCTCCCAGCAGTTGGGGATCAGCCGCGCGCTGGTCGCACGGGAGCTGCGTGCTCGGTACGTCACCGTCGATGGTGTGGTGGCGCGCAGTGGCTCGCTACAGATCACGGCAGAGCAGGAGGTCGCCTATCAAGGTAATGTGTTGACCTTTATCACCGGGCCGCGCTACTTCATGCTGAACAAACCGGAAGGGTATGTCTGTTCGACGGACGATCCCGATCATGCCACCATTCTCTACTTTATCGACGAGCCAATGGCCGAGAAACTGCATGCCGCCGGGCGCCTGGATCTGGATACCACCGGTCTGGTGCTGTTGACGGACGACGGCCAGTGGTCACACCGTATCACCTCGCCGCGTCATCATTGCGAGAAGACCTATCTGGTGACCCTGGAGCAACCGTTGGATCCTCAGACGGCGGAGCAGTTCGCTCAGGGCGTGCAGTTGCATGGCGAGAAGGATCTGACCAAACCGGCGCGTCTGGAGGCGTTGGATGAGCATCAGGTGCGTCTGACCATCAGCGAGGGGCGTTATCATCAAGTGAAACGGATGTTCGCCGCCGTGGGTAACCGGGTGGTGGCCTTGCATCGTGAGCGTATCGGTGCCATCGCGCTGGATGCGGCGCTGGCACCGGGCGAGTACCGGGCATTGAGCGACGACGAAGTCGCCAGCGTCCTGGCGCCCGGAGCATAAGGATGGGCGAACGGAAGGGATCTCACCTGGGATTGATCTTGATCCTCGGGCTATTATCGATGTTGATGCCGTTGGCCATCGACATGTATCTGCCCAGCCTGCCGGTGATCGCCGCGCAGTTCGGTGTCTCCGGTGGCGAGGTGCAGATGACGTTGAGCGCCTACACCCTGGGTTTCGCCGGCGGTCAGCTGCTGTATGGGCCGTTGGCCGACAGTGTGGGGCGCAAGCCGGTGATCCTGTTTGGTACCCTGTCGTTCGCCTTGGCCGGTGCCGCCTGTGCCCTGGCGCAGAGTATCGATCAGCTGATCGTTCTGCGTCTGCTGCATGGCCTGTCTGCCGCCGCCGCCAGCGTGGTGATCAATGCCCTGATGCGCGATATGTTCAGTAAGGATGAGTTCTCGCGCATGATGTCCTTCGTGGTGCTGGTGATGACCGTCGCCCCGCTGCTGGCCCCATTGTTGGGTGGGGCGTTGATGCTGTGGTTTAGCTGGCACGCCATCTTCTGGGTGATGGCCGTGGCGGCATTATGCGCCACACTGCTGGTGGCGCGCTTTATCCGCGAGACCTTGCCGCGTGAGCGGCGTCAGCCCTTCCGCCTGTATACGACGCTGACCAATTTCGCCACGCTGTTTCGCCACCGGCGAGTGCTGAGTTATATGTTGGCCAGCGCCTTCTCCTTTTCCGGCATGTTCTCTTTCTTCAGCGCCGGCCCGTTTGTCTATATCGAGTTACACGGTGTTTCGCCGCAGCACTTCGGTTACTACTTCGCCTTGAACATCGTATTCCTGTTCCTGATGACCACCCTTAATGGCCGCCATGTGCGCCGTCAGGGCGCGCAATCGATGCTACGCATTGGTCTGGCGGTACAGTTCATGACGGGGCTATGGCTACTGGCCTGCGTCTCGCTCGATTGGGGGTTTTGGGCCTTGGTGCTCGGCGTGGCGGCCTATGTCGGTTGTATCGCCATGGTGTCATCGAATGCCATGGCGGTGATCCTGGACAGTTTCCCGCACATGGCGGGCACCGCCGCCTCACTGGCCGGCACCCTGCGTTTTGGCCTCAGTGCGCTGGTCGGCGCCTTGCTGGCACAGTTACCGATCACCTCGGCTTGGCCTCTGGTTGGGTCGATGGCGTTGTGCAGTACCTCGGCGATGGCGCTGTTTCTGTATGCGGCACGATCGGCGCTACCGGCAAGGTAGATCACCCGTTGCGACGTCGTGGAGGGGAGAGATGTCGCTTCTGTTAGGAGTATGTAATTAAGTTCGCTTGGGCACGGATAGAAAAATTGGAAATTTAATTGAATTTACGCGATTCAGCATTTACGTTGTGATTTTTTTGTGAAAAAATTGTGCCGTGTTTCCGAGCAAGGTATTAACGTGAACAATTTCCAGCTTTCGATCGTTCATCGGTTGCCGCGACCTTATCGCTGGGCATCGGGAGGTACCGGTGTCCAGGTGGAGCCGCTCTCCGAGCCGGAGTCGCAGAAGGCGGATGACCGGCTGATCGGGATTCAACTGCTCAGTCAGCGCGGTGAGGCGGCATGGCAGGTGATGCGTGACCTGGATCTCTCCCTGCAAGAGATGCAGGTTTCCAGCACTATCGTGGCGCTGGAAGGCGAACCCTGCCTGTTTGTCCATGCCGATGATGAGAGCACGGTGATGTGCCGGCTGAAGAATGCCGGTGTGGTCATCGCCGAACCCATGGCACAACCCATCTTTATTTGATCCCTGTGGTGTCCCGCTCGGCGGAGTGCCCCAGACAGGGGGACGGCGTCGGCGCTAGGCGTGCGGCGCGATTCACATCATACCACCAGTAATCCCATCCAAGATCATACGGCACCGGCTGTGACGGCATGGCGAAGCGATCCCAATAGGCGATACGTCGCTGTGGGGTATACCACAGCGGCAACATGAACGCATTCCAGGTTAATACCCGATCGAGCGCTCGTCCCAATGCTAACAGCGACGGAGGATCGTCTTGTCGGGCGACGATCGCCGCGAGGAGGGTATCTACCGCCGGATTGCGTACATTAGCGAGATTGGCGCCGTCATCGGCGTAGCGCGAGCCCCAGCGCGCCAGTAAGGCGGGCGAGGGGTAGGGCGTGGCGGGATAGATGACGGGGATCATGCCGAAGTCATGCCGCCGAGCCAGCGTGGCGAACTGAGCGCGCGGGGCATAGCGGATATGCATCACGATACCCAACGCGGCGAGACGATCGCCTAGGGCGGCGACATAGTGCAGCTGGCTGGCGTAGGGCAGCAAGAGGGTAAAGGCGAAGCGTTGTCCGCTATGCGTGTTGATCAGGCGCGCACCCTGGCGCCGCCAGCCCGCCTGAGCCAGCAGCACCTCGGCCTGGCGCAGGGCATCCTTGCCATGCCCTCCCGGCTGATAGATATGGTGGAAGAGGGCGGGCGGCAGTTGCCCCTGTAGCGGCGCCAGCCAGAGCAATTCGGCGGCGTCGGGGTAGCTGTGTGCCGCATAGGGGGTTTGCTGAAAGTAGCTGTTGGCGCGGCGGTAGGCCGCGTGATACCAGCGCCGATTGAGCGTCGGGAAGTCGAAGGCCAACGAAATAGCCTGGCGTACCCGTCGATCGTGAAACAGCGGGAGCTGCGTGTTGAAGGCGAGCCAGCGCGTCGCCTGGGCGGCATGGCTGTCGCGTACCTGGAGTATGATCTGTCCTTGGCGTACGGCGGGTCCCGTATATTGTTGTGCCCAAGCGGCGGGCGAGCGCTCCAGGCGGGCATCCAGCGCATCGTCGAGGAAGGCCGAGCGCGCCGCGGCGTCATTGGGATAATAGCGGTACGTCAGCGTGGTGAAGTTATCGCGTCCGCGGTTGACCGGCAGATCGCTAGCCCAGTAGTCGTCCAGGCGCTGGTAGGTCACCGAGTGGCCAAGCCGGTAGCAGGCGACGCGGTAAGGGCCGCTGCCGATGGGTGGCGTGTATCGCGGCCGATCCAGGCGCTGATGGCGCCAGGCATGCTGCGGCAAGATCGGCAGTTGGGTCAACAGCGCGAAGATGCGCGCCTTGTCGGGACCGGGCTGGTCGATGCGTACCGATAATGGGCTAAGCGGCCGTAGCGTGACGCCGCGAAAGCGCTGGCGAAACGTGGCCGGACCATGCTGCATCAACGCCTGAAAGCTGAAGACGACATCGGCGGCGCCGATCGGTGTGTGATCTTGAAAGCGGGCCTTTGGGTTAAGACGGATCTCGGCCCAGCGAAAGCGCCGATCGTAGCGGATCGCGGAGCCGATCAGGGGATAGGCACTGGCGGGTTCATCCGCCGATCGCGTGAACAGGGTATCGAACAGGCGGGCGCTGTGGATAGCCGGGGTGCCCTGTGCGGCATAGGGATTAAAGTTATCATAGCTGCCGAGGGCGGCGAGGCGTAAGGCGCCTCCCTTAGGGGCGGCCGGATTGGCATAGTCGAAGTGGTTGAAGCCCGCGGCGTAACGAGGCGGGCCGAGGAGGGAGAGGGCATAACGCTCGTCGATGTGATCGGCCTGGGCCGCCGCATAGGGCGAGCAGAACAGAAAGAGCGCCGCCAGCGGCCGCGCGATGGAGACAAACATGGCAAGCAGGCTCCAGAGAGTAAGCGTGGGGGCGCCAACGCGAGCGTGCCACACGGCGTGCGACCATAGGCCGCGGGATAGCGACCTCAGTATACGCTAGATGCGGCGGCATTGCCGAGCAACAGGGTAGGTCTGCGTCGGTGAAATGGGTATACTTGCCGCCCTGTATCCGTAATCCCCTCGAATCTGACGATGAAGAACAAGCCAGTTACACCGCCGGAGCGGCGGCAGAAAGCGCGCCTACACCCCCGTAACCGCCATCAGGGGCGCTACGATATGGCGGCGTTGTGTCAGGCCTCGCCGGCCTTGCGTCCGTTTCTACGCACCACCCCGCGCGGTGAGACGAGTATCGATTTCGCCGATCCCCTCGCGGTACGCGCCTTGAATCAGGCGTTGCTGGCGCAGGTGTACGGCATCGCCCAGTGGGATATCCCCGCTCAGTTTCTCTGCCCGCCGATCCCGGGACGTGCCGATTACCTGCACTATCTGGCCGATCTGCTGGCGAGCCAGTGCGCGGATGGTCAGATTCCGCGCGGCGCACAGACCTGTGTGCTGGACATCGGCACCGGTGCCAACTGTATCTACCCCCTGTTAGGGCAGGCTGAGTATGGCTGGCGTTTCACCGCCAGCGATATCTCGCCGCAGGCGCTGGCGGCGGCGGCGGCGATCATTCAGGCTAACCCGGGCATGGCGACGCGTATTCGCCTGCGGCGTCAGCGCCAGCCACAGGCGCTGTTTCACGGCATTATCAAGCCCGGCGAGCGTTACGCTGCGACGATGTGCAATCCGCCCTTTCACCGTGACGCCGCGGAGGCGGCGGCGGGCAGCCAGCGCAAGCGGACCAACCTCGGGCTGGCAACGACGGCGGCCGACTTGAACTTCGGCGGCCAGGCGGATGAGTTGTGGTGTCCCGGTGGTGAGCAGGGCTTCATTCTACGGATGATCGCCGAGAGCCGTGAGTTCGCCGAGCAGGTGGGCTGGTTCACCTCATTGGTGTCTCGGCGCGAGACGCTACCAGCCTTGCGTAAGGCGTTGCGGGCCGTTCAGGCGCGCGAGGTGCGCGAGGTCACGATGGCGCAGGGGCAGAAGGTCAGTCGCTTTATCGCCTGGCGCTTCTAGGCGCCAGATGTCACCCGGGGCGCCATCGCACGCCCCGGGTTTTATCCTCACCGCCAGTGGTATTACGCGACGTGTTGCAGGAATTCGCGCAGACGCTCGTTGGGCGGATTATGGATCAGCTGTTGCGGGCTACCATCGGCGCTGATACGGCCTTTATCGACGAAGATCAGCCGGGAGGCTACCTTTTCGGCGAAGCCGATCTCATGGGTCACGATCACCATGGTCATCCCCTCTTCGGCCAGATCTTTCATCACCGTCAGGACCTCATGGCGCAGTTCGGGATCCAGTGCCGATGTCGGCTCATCGAACAGCATCAGCTTGGGTTTCACCGCCAGGGCACGGGCGATGGCGACACGTTGTTGCTGCCCGCCGGACAGTTCGGAGGGGTAGTGGTGGGCGCGCTCCGACAGTCCCACCTTGGCGAGCAAGGTACGGGCGCGCTGCTCGGCGTCCGCCCGGCTCATGCCACGCACGCGGATCGGGCCGAACATGACGTTCTCCAGCGCGCTCAGGTGGGGGAACAGATAGAACTGCTGGAACACCATGCCCGCCTCCTGGCGGATCAGCCGCTCGTCCACCTTGGGATCGTTGACATCCATCCCATCGACCAACAGCTGGCCACGGCTGATCACCTCTAACTTATTGATGCAGCGTAATAGGGTGGATTTGCCCGAGCCGGATGGCCCGATGATCACCACCACCTCACCCGGCTGGATACGCAGGTTAATGTCGTGGAGGACGGCGGTCTGACCGAAGCTTTTATCGACGTTTTTAAATTCAATCATATAATTTTCAATCTTCTTTCCAGACGGCGTAAGACAAAGCTCAGGGCGAGCGTCATGATCAGGTAGATCACGGCGACGGCGCTCCAGATCTCCATGGCACGGAAGTTACCTGCGATGATCTCCTGCCCCTGGCGGGTCAGTTCGGCGACGCCGATGACGATAAACAGCGAGGTATCCTTGATGCTGACGATCCACTGGTTACCCAGCGGCGGCAGCATGCGGCGCAGTGCCAGTGGCATGATGACATAGCGCAGGGTATCGCGTCGTGACAGTCCCAATGCCAGCCCGGCCTCACGAAAGCCGCTGTGGATGGAGAGCACCGCACCGCGCGTGATCTCGGCGATATAGGCGCCGGAGTTGATCATGATGGTGACGACGGCGGCGGTAAAGGGATCGATACGCAGCGGCATCATCATCGGCAAGGCGAAGTAGATAAACATCACCTGTACCACGATGGGAGTACCACGGATCAGTTCGATGAACACTAGGGCGACGTGGTTACTCAGCCAGCCACCGAAGGCGCGGGCGAAGCCGGCGGCCAGACCGATGACCAGGCCGCCGAGTAGCCCTAGCACCGAGATCCAGAGGGTGAGTTTGGCGCCTTCCAGCAACAGCGGGATGGCATCCCAGATGGCGCTCCAATCAAACTGCATGTTGATTCTCCTGGTAAAACGAGGTTGTTACCGTGCAACGCCCAAGCGGGCAAAGGGGGCGCCCGGCGGGCGCCCAAAGCATGACGATTATTTCGGTTCGACGCCGAACCATTTTTTATAGATGGCGGCGTAGGTGCCGTTCTCTTTCAGGGTCTTCAAGGCACCATTAACTTGTTCACGCAACGCATCGCTGCCTTTCGGGAAGGCGATGCCATAAGCCTGGGCTTCCAGTGAGTCGCCCACCGCCTTGAACTGGCCGTTACCGGCGGTCTGGATAAAGTAGAGGATGTTCGGGGTATCATGCAGCACGGCGTCGGCACGGCCGGTCGCCAGCTCCAGATAGGCGTTATCGATGTTGGGGAATTGACGCAGAT contains the following coding sequences:
- the yejM gene encoding LPS biosynthesis-modulating metalloenzyme YejM, whose amino-acid sequence is MVTNRQRYREKVSQMISWGHWFALFNILLALLLGSRYLFIADWPATLAGRVYAIVSWLGHFSFLGFAVYLLTLFPLTFVVMSQRLLRFLSAAVATAGLTLLLIDSEVFTRFHLHLNPLVWELVVNPSQGELSRDWQLMFICVPVLFLIEMLFGTWSWQKLRSLNRQTFGKPLAALFIVSFLASHLIYIWADANFYRPITMQRANLPLSYPMTARRFLEKHGLLNAQAYQERLIRTGNPEAVAIEYPLGELSYSDQGAGLNLLMIVADGLQSDDLAQNMPDLAAFATTSLNFSQHYSTGSAVDSGLFGLFYGISPNYLDSILAGRKSSALISALAHQHYQFGLFSSDGFNAPLYRQALFSDFTLPTPQKQSDAATVRQWESWLDTQTSQHPWFAYVNLNGTTSGSNPSGSAASRYPRAAQQLDGQIAAMIDALRARHDLAKTVVVITASHGLTADNEAPGNNAYRRHQLQVPLIVHWPGTTPQSIAKMTSHEDVMATLMQRLLHVDSRALNYTQGEDLFAASRRHNWLTLGDGRDLVIVTPQQTIVLNRNGSYRTYDREDRELTGEQLPLPLLLQVLTDVKRFIAN
- a CDS encoding YejL family protein gives rise to the protein MPQSSRYSDQRVEQLLTDLVNVLESQHAPTDLSLMVLGNMVTNLINSSVAPAQRRMIARSFAEALQASIREDNAH
- the yejK gene encoding nucleoid-associated protein YejK; amino-acid sequence: MSLDLENIALHQLVKRDEQQLEVVLRDSLLAPSAVVDETMAELHRVYNAKSKAYGTFTPDSELAQALTHYRKGEDTFLQFSRAATGRLRDELAKYPFADGGIVLFCQYRYLAVDYLLVAVLNNCNSMRVNEQLDLSATHYLDIMHADIVARIDLTEWETNPASQRYLSYLKGRVGRKVADFFMDFLGAQAGLDAKVQNRGLLQAVSDYCNEGQLDKNERQACRQQVYDYCNEQLQAGEEIALEALSREIPTVGEQSFQQFTAERGYELEEHFPADRSTLRQLTKYAGSGGGLTINFDAMLLGERIFWDAQTDTLTIKGTPPNLRDQLQRNGSGR
- the rplY gene encoding 50S ribosomal protein L25, which encodes MLTINAEVRNEQGKGASRRLRSAGKFPAIVYGGKEDALTITLDHDSTMNMSEKDGFYGEVLTLVVDGKEIKVKVQAVQRHPYKPKLSHIDFVRA
- a CDS encoding DEAD/DEAH box helicase, with translation MAFTLRPYQREAVEATLAYFRRHDEPALIVLPTGAGKSLVIAELARLARGRVLVLAHVKELVAQNHAKYLAWGLEADIYAAGLNQKGSQAKVVFGSVQSVARNLADFDDAFSLLIVDECHRIGDGEEGQYQQILQHLRGHNPRLRLLGLTATPYRLGKGWIYRYHYHGMVRGDADCLFQTCIYELPLRYMIRHGFLVPPERLDMPVVQYDFSRLQPSESGLFSQDDLNRELRAQQRITPHIVSQIEEYAANRRGVMIFAATIEHAQEVLGLLPTGSAALISATTPYQERDEIIDAFKAQRLHYLVNVAVLTTGFDAPHVDLIAILRPTESVSLYQQIVGRGLRLCEGKQDCLILDYAGNPHDLYSPEVGSHKPHADSQPVQVFCPACGFANTFWGKCDAQGRIIEHYGRRCQGYFEDDEGAREQCDYRFRFKHCPQCNAENDIAARRCHQCAALLVDADDMLKAALKLKDALVLRCAGMQLRHGEDAKGEWLQITYYDEDGADVSERFRLTTPAQRTAFAQLFLRPHQRAPGCELAWHQAADIVAQQDALRAPDFVVARRKGQFWQIRQKVFDYQGRYRKAYQLRG
- a CDS encoding YecH family metal-binding protein, with amino-acid sequence MSTSIHGHEVMHMMLASATPYTRETLIAAIAQRFGADARFHTCSATDLSAAELVDLLAARGKFVPADGGFTTQANKICRH
- the rsuA gene encoding 16S rRNA pseudouridine(516) synthase RsuA; translation: MRLDKFISQQLGISRALVARELRARYVTVDGVVARSGSLQITAEQEVAYQGNVLTFITGPRYFMLNKPEGYVCSTDDPDHATILYFIDEPMAEKLHAAGRLDLDTTGLVLLTDDGQWSHRITSPRHHCEKTYLVTLEQPLDPQTAEQFAQGVQLHGEKDLTKPARLEALDEHQVRLTISEGRYHQVKRMFAAVGNRVVALHRERIGAIALDAALAPGEYRALSDDEVASVLAPGA
- a CDS encoding Bcr/CflA family multidrug efflux MFS transporter, with the protein product MGERKGSHLGLILILGLLSMLMPLAIDMYLPSLPVIAAQFGVSGGEVQMTLSAYTLGFAGGQLLYGPLADSVGRKPVILFGTLSFALAGAACALAQSIDQLIVLRLLHGLSAAAASVVINALMRDMFSKDEFSRMMSFVVLVMTVAPLLAPLLGGALMLWFSWHAIFWVMAVAALCATLLVARFIRETLPRERRQPFRLYTTLTNFATLFRHRRVLSYMLASAFSFSGMFSFFSAGPFVYIELHGVSPQHFGYYFALNIVFLFLMTTLNGRHVRRQGAQSMLRIGLAVQFMTGLWLLACVSLDWGFWALVLGVAAYVGCIAMVSSNAMAVILDSFPHMAGTAASLAGTLRFGLSALVGALLAQLPITSAWPLVGSMALCSTSAMALFLYAARSALPAR
- a CDS encoding YejG family protein — its product is MNNFQLSIVHRLPRPYRWASGGTGVQVEPLSEPESQKADDRLIGIQLLSQRGEAAWQVMRDLDLSLQEMQVSSTIVALEGEPCLFVHADDESTVMCRLKNAGVVIAEPMAQPIFI